The Setaria viridis chromosome 6, Setaria_viridis_v4.0, whole genome shotgun sequence genome contains a region encoding:
- the LOC117861199 gene encoding uncharacterized protein produces the protein MAGAGIHPFHQQWPPAAAAPPPPGAPGTAAVPPPPPVPGAPGTAAADEVRTIFITGLPVDVKERELHNLLRWLPGFEASQINFKGDQPMGFALFATAHQAVAAKAALQDLVFDAETKSALHTEMAKKNLFVKRGVGTDANAVDQSKRLRTGGDYTHSPYAPPPFHPPPPAVSMWGTAGYIAAPPPYNPYAYPVPPVAMTSPSPVPGPTAYAPVQNTKDNPPCNTLFIGNLGETVVEEELRSLFSVQPGYKQMKVLRQDRNTVCFIEFEDVNAATAVHHTLQGAVIPSSGRGGMRIQFSKNPFGRRKDSVGGVAGILNGASAN, from the exons ATGGCCGGCGCCGGCATCCACCCGTTCCACCAGCAGTGGCCGCCTGCGGCGGCCGCTCCGCCCCCGCCGGGGGcgcccggcaccgccgccgtcccgcctcctccccccgtGCCCGGCGCGCccggcaccgccgcggccgacgaGGTCCGCACCATCTTCATCACGGGGCTCCCCGTCGACGTCAAGGAGCGGGAGCTCCACAACCTGCTGCGCTGGCTCCCGGGGTTCGAGGCCTCGCAGATCAACTTCAAGGGCGACCAGCCTATGGGCTTCGCGCTCTTCGCCACCGCGCACCAGGCCGTCGCCGCCAAGGCCGCGCTGCAG GATCTGGTGTTTGATGCGGAGACGAAATCGGCGCTGCACACTGAGATGGCCAAGAAGAACCTCTTCGTTAAGAGAG GTGTGGGAACTGATGCAAATGCTGTGGACCAAAGTAAACGCTTGCGAACAGGTGGAGACTATACTCATTCACCTTATGCTCCACCTCCATTTCATCCACCCCCACCGGCTGTTTCCATGTGGGGAACTGCAGG TTATATCGCTGCTCCGCCTCCTTACAACCCCTATGCCTATCCAGTGCCCCCGGTAGCTATGACTTCACCTTCGCCTGTACCAGGTCCAACTGCCTATGCTCCTGTTCAG AACACCAAAGATAATCCTCCCTGCAATACCCTTTTCATTGGGAATCTTGGTGAAACTGTAGTTGAGGAGGAATTGCGGAGTCTCTTCAGTGT GCAACCTGGTTACAAACAAATGAAAGTTTTACGCCAAGACAGGAACACTGTTTGTTTTATTGAATTTGAG GATGTGAATGCTGCTACAGCTGTGCACCATACTTTACAGGGTGCTGTTATTCCTAGTTCTGGTCGTGGTGGAATGCGGATACAAT TTTCGAAGAATCCCTTTGGGCGAAGGAAGGATTCAGTTGGTGGCGTTGCAGGAATTCTAAATGGAGCTTCCGCAAACTGA
- the LOC117861366 gene encoding protein GLUTAMINE DUMPER 2, with amino-acid sequence MRPPPTSASRPASTPTPPAATPPAAAALPASPWHSPVPYLFGGLAAMLALITLALLILACSYWKLNNHLGTGDASSSSSSALGATDGDGSKSPAATAAASPATVADLVAVVMAGEKTPTFLAAPIVRRARGSNSDEHAAAGEGSPETEHQEKNRGVAGDGESGLVAGDERDRQLDHV; translated from the coding sequence ATGAGGCCACCGCCAACAAGCGCGTCCAGGCCCGCGTCGACGCCgacaccgccggcggcgacaccaccggcggccgcggcgctgcCGGCCTCGCCGTGGCACTCGCCGGTGCCGTACCTCTTCGGCGGGCTGGCCGCCATGCTGGCCCTCATCACGCTGGCGCTCCTCATCCTCGCCTGCTCCTACTGGAAGCTCAACAACCACCTCGGCACCGgcgacgcctcctcctcctcctcctccgctctcGGTGCCACGGACGGCGACGGCTCCAAGTCgcccgcggccaccgccgcggcgtctCCGGCGACCGTCGccgacctcgtcgccgtcgtcatgGCCGGGGAGAAGACGCCCACGTTCTTGGCCGCGCCCATCGTCCGCCGGGCGCGCGGTAGTAACAGCGACGAGCACGCAGCCGCTGGGGAAGGGTCGCCAGAGACGGAGCATCAGGAGAAGAACCGCGGCGTGGCGGGGGATGGGGAAAGCGGCCTGGTCGCCGGTGACGAGCGAGACCGGCAGCTAGATCACGTGTGA